The Verrucomicrobiia bacterium genomic sequence CGCCTTGAGCCCCGCAAGAAACATTGCTTCCGTATGTTTGCGGAGGAGTTCCGCAAACTGACATGAGTGGGAGGATTTGCCGCACTCTTCGGCCGCGCTTGAGGTCAATCGCGAAACAACCGTTCGCCGGCGCGGGAGCTGTAAGGATTCACCCCCGGCGTGAAAAAGCGCGATTTGCCGCGGGGCTTGGCTTCCAAATCCCATTGCAGCAACAGACCGATCTGATTGGCCCCGCGTTCGTCGCCGTGTCGGACGGCGTTGAAGCCATGCGCGAAAATGAGCGTCGCCATCCAGGTGCCCTTGGGCGAGATGAAGGAAAGCCCGCCGCCGAGTCCCGAATGCCAGTCGCCAGGTTGTTCGAGACCATCGAGATAATTCACTCGACCGGCGCCGCCATACAAAGTGAGCCGCAGGTTTTTTTGCGGTGTGAGCGGGAACGAGTATTGACCGTTGAAAAGAACGAAGCGCTCGGCGGAGATTTCCTGGTAATAGTAGCCGGGAAGATTCAGCGGAAACTCCGCTACAAACGGGAGCACGCCACCGAGACGATACGCGCTGAAGCGGTCGACATTCTGGCTCGTGCCCGCCGTCACGCTGAACTCAAACAAATGCTCGTTCGGGAAGGTGTATTTCAACAGGGCGCGTCCCCAGAAGAGGTGCGAGGCGCCTTCGACCCGCCGGTCGTTGTTGTAGCCGTAGGTCGAGGCGCGGCTGCGAAACTGCGAATCTTCCCACAGGGAAATTTCCATGGCGAGCGGTTCGGTCAGACTGGGCTCCTCGCCGCCCCAGCGCAGGCCCGTGCGGATGTGAAACGCCGACCGGTCGGCGGGCAGGACGAAGTCGGGCGCGGTGGTGTCGTCGCGTTCGTAATGCGTCAGCCCGCCGCTGGCCCGCACAATCAAATACAACGGCACCGTTTGTTGTGGATTAAAGCGGTGATAGACGCTGGCGGAAACATCCCCGCCGTGCCCCGTGAAGGATTCTTCCTGATAGTAGTGGCCACTGCGAATTTCCGAATAGCTGTCCGCAAAACCACCGCCAGACAACCCCAAGCCGAGGTCGGTGTTGGCGCCCAGCAATCCGACGAAGCCCAGTTCCGTATCGAGATAGATCGGCGCCACCGCCGCGCGCAAGGTGAGGTTCGTCGCCGCGAAGTGCGGCTGGTTGTAGTAGAAAAAACCGTAGCCGGAAATCGGGCTCTTGCCCTCGATGGGTTGATTGTAGCCAAACTGAACGAGGCGCCGCTTCTCCGGATCGAGCTGGGCAAGGGCCCAGTGCGGCCAGCAGAGCAGGGCTCCGAAAACCAGCGCGAAGGTTTGGTGCCGGAGCCTCATTGCGCCGCAATATATTTCCAGCGCCCGAGGCGGCAAGCGGAATAACGAACCCCTGGCCGGGTCCGGCCCCCTCAGTCGTCGTCCTTCAACCGGTAGAAAATCACGCGTGGCGGCCCGTCAACGCCGTAAAGCGTCAGCACGTCCCGTAAGTCCATCAACAGCCAGGGATGTGTGAAGGCGGCGCCATTTTTCGTGAAGACCACGTCATCGGCAACGTAAACCGCGGCATGGATCGCCCGCCCGTGCTGGTCCACCAGCATCAACAAATCTCCGAATCGCGGGTCGTCCTGGGCGATGTAGTAGTCTTTGTCGAGCGCGGCCTTGACCCCGGCCGTGTCGCCAAACCGGTTTTCGGGAGGTTCGTTGAAGAAATTGAACGAGGTCCAGAAACAGTCTTGCACCAGCTCTTTGGCATTGGGCAGCGGCAGGGGATAGGTATAAAGCCGCATGCGGGCGAACGGGGGCAGCAAATGCACCACGTCGATGCTGGCGCCGCCCGGAATGCGTTTCAACGATTCGAGCAGCGGCTCCAGATCCTTCGCGCGCCCCTGGCGTCCCCAATATTTCAGCAGCGCATCCACGTCGGTATGCGCGTCCACGTGAAGCTTCATGAGAATCGTCGTTTCGCGGGACAGCGTCTTGACCAGCCGCACGCGCTCGTCTGATGCCTTGATTTGGGTCAGCACCTCGCCCAAATCGGCAAAGCACAGCGTGTCGCCCTGCCGGTAAAGCCGGTTGGTGACCAGTGCAAGAGTTTGCGGTGAAAGCTCGCTGTCAGTAAACCAGTCGCCCGCCGTGTCAATGGGAAAGGAATAGGCCTGGCTCTGGGCCTCATTCTCGGGAAAGTGCGCCAGCAAGGGATACAACTGCTGTCGTGCCTTGGCCGGAAGTCCCAGAACCTGCTCGGGAGTGACGGTAACAGAGATGCCCCGGGGCTGAACCATCCAGCGACTTTGATCCAGAAACGGCGCGGGCAGCGCGAGACTTTGAAACAGGGAGGCGAGGGCTGCGGGCTCGGCATTGCCGAAGAACCACTTTGTCTCGGGCGGATAACGTTCCGGCGAGGCGGAGGTCAGCGCGCGGGGGCGCTCGATGGTGATGCGATACCGTTCCAGAAGTCCCCAGGGAGGAGTCTCCGTTGCTGCGCCGGTTCCCGGCGCCGCCGCGGTGTCCGGCGCAATCTGGCCCGGACCTCCCGCGCGTCGCCACCAAACCACACTGGCAAGAAGGACGACCAAAATGAGGCTGATAAGCAGCCAACGTGGTGCTGGCGACTTCGATGCTTCAGGCAACTCCATAAAACTCAATCACGCGCGGCCCCGGATACAGCGGCGGCTGCATCCAACCACCGAATGCTAGCGCGCCGCTTGGGGGGTGCAATTTCTTTCGCGCCTTTGCCGTTCCGGCCCGGCGGCGGATTGCCGGCAAATGTCCTTTGCACGTGCTCCAGCCCCCGCTACGTTCGCACTCATGGTCGTTTTGGGTAAACGCAAAGCGAAGTGGCGGGAGATGACCGCCACGACCGGGCTGTGCGGGCTGCTGACCCTTACGAGTTGTCTTGCCGCACCGGCGGATTCGGAAAAGACCGCCGTCATGCTGGAACGCGTCCGCACCAATTTTGACCTGCCCGCGCTGGCCGTCGTGGTGGTCAAGGATGGCGCCATTTGCGACCAGGCCGCAACGGGGGTTCGCAAGTGGGGGGAGCCGACGCCGGTCACCACGAACGATGTTTTTCACATCGGCTCCTGCACAAAAGCCATGACCGCCACGGTCGTGGGACGGATGATCGACGCAGGCAAGCTCCGTTGGGATACGACCATTGGCGAGGTGTTCCCCGAACTCAAGGGGCGGATGAACCCGCAGTATGAAGCGGTGACGGTCGAACAGTTGCTGACCCACCGCGGCGGTGTGCCGCACGCTCCGCCGGCAGCAGCGTGGCAGCGCGCGTGGGAGCAGCCCGGCAGCCCCACCGAACAACGCGCTGAATTCGTGACCGCCATCTTGCACGTGCCGCCGGAAGCGCCACCCGGCACCAAAAAAATCTATTC encodes the following:
- a CDS encoding serine hydrolase domain-containing protein, with the protein product MVVLGKRKAKWREMTATTGLCGLLTLTSCLAAPADSEKTAVMLERVRTNFDLPALAVVVVKDGAICDQAATGVRKWGEPTPVTTNDVFHIGSCTKAMTATVVGRMIDAGKLRWDTTIGEVFPELKGRMNPQYEAVTVEQLLTHRGGVPHAPPAAAWQRAWEQPGSPTEQRAEFVTAILHVPPEAPPGTKKIYSNQGYAILGAMLERITGKSWEKLMREQLFVPLGMTSAGFGIPGTIGQVDAPWGHQLRQGVILPVQADNPPAIGPGGTVHCSLDDLARFVIFHLNGNDRTKLLQPETLRKLHAPPAGSDHACGWVVLRRNWAGGTALMHNGSNTMWYVVMWLAPAKNFAVIAATNIAGEKAEKGCDDAVSALIHKWLQN